One region of Estrella lausannensis genomic DNA includes:
- a CDS encoding DUF2764 family protein yields MIREYYYVGSLLPDLQIGMPPELTFKDLMQILSINLQASDLKKVEVIRRLFDIYHLKALAKGTPFSERGNFDENDLEEALVTKSGLPEYFQDYLERHQSKEERLQDFTALLSLYFNREMEGSSGFIKELMRMERDSRLVMLALRAKKFSRDVTKELQYEDPDDDLVASILAQKDAVSFDPPDEYQDLKSLYEENAEEPLKLQQAVAEWKFEKIAQMEGVDPFSIDKILGYTARLVLAEKWLELDEQKGKEIVDNILKEAT; encoded by the coding sequence ATGATTCGAGAGTACTACTATGTAGGATCCCTGCTGCCTGACTTGCAGATTGGAATGCCTCCCGAACTTACCTTCAAAGATCTGATGCAGATTCTCTCGATCAATTTGCAAGCCTCGGATCTGAAAAAGGTGGAGGTGATCAGGCGCCTTTTTGATATTTATCATCTCAAAGCGCTGGCAAAGGGTACACCCTTTTCCGAGAGGGGAAATTTCGATGAGAACGATCTGGAAGAGGCGCTTGTCACAAAAAGCGGCTTGCCGGAATATTTTCAAGATTATCTCGAGAGGCATCAGTCAAAAGAGGAACGACTGCAAGATTTTACGGCCCTTTTAAGTCTATACTTCAATCGAGAGATGGAAGGCTCTTCCGGTTTTATCAAAGAGCTGATGCGCATGGAGAGAGACTCAAGGCTTGTCATGCTGGCCCTGCGAGCCAAAAAATTTTCGCGCGATGTGACTAAAGAACTCCAGTACGAAGATCCCGATGACGATCTGGTAGCTAGCATCCTGGCGCAGAAAGATGCTGTTAGCTTTGATCCTCCCGACGAGTATCAGGATTTGAAGTCTCTATACGAGGAAAATGCTGAGGAGCCGCTCAAGCTGCAGCAGGCCGTTGCCGAGTGGAAATTTGAAAAAATTGCGCAAATGGAAGGAGTCGATCCCTTTTCGATCGACAAAATTCTCGGCTATACTGCCAGGCTCGTCCTCGCCGAAAAGTGGCTCGAGCTTGATGAACAGAAAGGAAAAGAAATAGTCGACAACATCCTGAAGGAAGCAACATGA
- a CDS encoding V-type ATP synthase subunit A produces the protein MTQTTEIDLKEAKAKPATGRVVRAFGNLLQVEFTGNIRQGEVAMVEVDGVNLKAEVIEIVGSQAKIQVFEDTKGVRFNTPVYFSENLLEAELGPGLLTSIFDGLQNPLEKVAEEAGFFLPRGIYLPPLDRKRKWDFEPKAKVGQEVRRGDSLGTVLEERFHHQIMVPFSLWGEYKVKWVATPGSYTIDTPVAKLEDKTGKEIEVTMVQRWPIKNPLQMGEKQKPSKMMVTGCRIIDTQFPVMKGGTFCTPGPFGAGKTVLQHHLSKYSSVDIVVVCACGERAGEVVEILKEFPHLEDPHTGETLMKRTVIICNTSSMPVAARESSIYQGVTIAEYYRQMGLDVLLLADSTSRWAQALREMSGRLEEIPGEEAFPAYLSSRIAEFYERSGVVALRSGKTGSVTIGGAVSPAGGNFEEPVTQATLSVVGAFLGLSRERSDSRRYPAIDPLISWSSYVEEVGKELKGLMDEWGRTVRRANQFLKQGSEIGKRMAVVGEEGTAISDLVVFLKAELYDFVYLQQNAFDKIDAYTPLKRQVPLLEIMKAIFDAAFTFKTHDEAREYFLQLQTLIKNLNYLEFESKEYFRDLEKVKEKIAAGSAS, from the coding sequence ATGACACAAACGACTGAGATAGATCTTAAAGAAGCAAAAGCTAAACCAGCAACCGGACGTGTAGTCAGGGCCTTTGGAAACTTGCTGCAGGTGGAGTTCACCGGAAATATTCGCCAAGGTGAAGTTGCCATGGTGGAAGTGGATGGCGTCAACCTAAAGGCGGAAGTCATCGAGATCGTCGGCAGCCAAGCCAAGATACAAGTGTTTGAAGACACCAAAGGCGTCAGGTTCAATACGCCGGTGTATTTCTCGGAAAATTTGCTGGAAGCGGAACTTGGACCGGGACTTCTTACTTCCATTTTTGACGGCCTGCAAAACCCCCTTGAAAAAGTGGCTGAAGAGGCGGGATTCTTTCTTCCCCGCGGCATCTACCTGCCGCCTCTGGACAGAAAGCGCAAATGGGATTTTGAGCCGAAGGCTAAGGTCGGACAGGAAGTGAGGCGCGGTGATTCGCTCGGCACAGTTTTAGAAGAGCGATTCCATCACCAAATCATGGTGCCCTTTTCCCTTTGGGGGGAATATAAAGTGAAGTGGGTGGCAACTCCCGGTTCCTACACCATCGACACACCCGTTGCCAAGCTTGAAGATAAAACCGGCAAAGAGATCGAAGTGACCATGGTGCAGAGGTGGCCGATTAAAAACCCGCTCCAGATGGGAGAGAAGCAAAAGCCGTCGAAAATGATGGTTACGGGCTGCCGCATCATTGACACGCAGTTTCCTGTAATGAAGGGAGGAACATTCTGTACTCCGGGTCCTTTCGGCGCCGGCAAAACAGTCCTTCAGCACCACTTATCGAAGTACTCTTCCGTCGACATCGTAGTGGTCTGCGCTTGCGGCGAGCGGGCCGGAGAGGTCGTCGAGATCCTTAAAGAGTTTCCTCATCTGGAAGATCCGCACACCGGGGAAACCCTCATGAAGCGAACAGTCATCATCTGCAACACCTCTTCGATGCCTGTTGCCGCCAGGGAATCTTCCATCTACCAGGGTGTTACTATAGCCGAATACTACAGACAGATGGGGCTTGATGTGCTTCTCTTGGCCGACTCTACATCCAGGTGGGCACAGGCATTAAGAGAGATGTCCGGCCGTTTGGAAGAGATTCCCGGCGAAGAGGCGTTCCCCGCCTACCTCTCGTCAAGGATCGCTGAATTTTACGAAAGATCCGGCGTTGTAGCTCTTCGAAGCGGAAAGACAGGGTCGGTCACTATTGGCGGCGCCGTCTCTCCGGCAGGAGGAAACTTTGAAGAGCCGGTCACGCAAGCGACGTTGTCTGTCGTCGGTGCCTTCCTCGGGCTTTCCCGGGAGCGTTCCGATTCAAGGCGCTATCCCGCGATAGACCCGCTGATCTCGTGGTCGTCTTATGTTGAAGAGGTCGGCAAGGAACTTAAAGGGTTGATGGATGAGTGGGGTAGGACTGTCAGAAGAGCCAACCAGTTCTTAAAGCAAGGTTCCGAAATTGGCAAAAGGATGGCGGTAGTCGGCGAGGAAGGAACGGCCATCAGCGACCTTGTCGTTTTTCTTAAAGCCGAGCTCTATGATTTTGTCTACCTGCAGCAAAACGCCTTCGATAAAATCGATGCCTACACGCCCCTAAAGAGGCAGGTGCCGCTTCTGGAGATCATGAAGGCAATCTTTGATGCCGCTTTCACCTTCAAAACGCACGATGAAGCAAGAGAGTATTTTCTGCAGCTGCAGACATTGATTAAAAACTTAAACTACCTGGAGTTCGAATCAAAAGAGTACTTCAGGGATCTGGAAAAGGTCAAAGAGAAGATCGCAGCAGGATCGGCCAGTTAA
- a CDS encoding V-type ATP synthase subunit B, whose translation MKTVYERIQDMRGNLIRVKAQGVSLGELARVDLADGSSTFASVLMIEGDDVTLQVFKNTRGISTGDKVTFLSRQMQATYGESLLGRRLNGAGEPIDSGPQVVGIGVDIGQPSFNPTKRIIPREMVRTNIPMIDMFNCLVKSQKIPIFSIPGEPYNELLMRIANQTDADVVIIAGMGLTFAEYQAFIDNAEQAGTINKTVMFIHRATDPAVECMLVPDMALACAEKFAIEDKDVLVLLTDMTSFADANKEIAITMDQVPSNRGYPGSLYSDLASRYEKAVMIEGSGSITVIAVTTMPGDDVTHPVPDNTGYITEGQFYLHGGRIDPFGSLSRLKQNVIGKVTREDHGDLANTMIRLYSDSKRARERQGMGFRLSKWDEKLLFFGKLFEERMMNLEVNHALEEALDMGWMMLAECFEPKELGLKEKLVARYWPQVAANKA comes from the coding sequence ATGAAAACAGTATATGAAAGAATCCAGGATATGCGGGGCAATTTAATCCGCGTTAAAGCGCAAGGCGTCAGCCTCGGCGAGCTTGCCCGGGTAGACTTAGCCGACGGCTCCAGCACTTTTGCTTCAGTCCTGATGATAGAGGGAGACGATGTGACTCTGCAGGTGTTTAAAAACACTCGTGGAATTTCAACGGGAGATAAAGTGACGTTTCTCTCCAGACAGATGCAGGCAACTTACGGTGAGTCTCTCTTAGGAAGGCGTCTTAACGGTGCCGGGGAGCCCATCGATTCGGGTCCCCAGGTTGTCGGAATCGGAGTCGACATCGGTCAGCCCTCCTTCAACCCGACCAAAAGGATTATTCCGCGGGAGATGGTGCGAACCAACATCCCGATGATCGATATGTTCAACTGCCTCGTCAAGTCGCAGAAAATCCCCATATTCTCCATTCCCGGCGAGCCTTATAACGAGCTCCTGATGAGGATCGCCAACCAGACCGATGCCGATGTCGTGATCATCGCCGGCATGGGCCTTACGTTTGCTGAATACCAGGCCTTCATCGACAATGCCGAGCAGGCCGGTACCATCAACAAAACAGTGATGTTCATCCACCGTGCGACAGATCCTGCCGTTGAATGCATGCTGGTGCCGGACATGGCTCTTGCCTGCGCGGAGAAGTTTGCCATCGAAGATAAGGACGTGCTGGTATTGCTGACAGACATGACTTCTTTCGCCGATGCCAACAAAGAGATTGCTATCACGATGGATCAGGTGCCTTCCAACCGGGGATATCCAGGTTCACTCTATTCCGATCTTGCTTCCCGTTACGAAAAGGCTGTCATGATCGAGGGGAGCGGCTCCATTACCGTCATTGCCGTTACGACAATGCCCGGCGATGATGTGACCCATCCCGTACCGGATAACACTGGATATATCACTGAAGGACAGTTCTATCTTCACGGCGGACGCATCGATCCTTTCGGTTCGCTTTCAAGACTTAAACAGAACGTCATCGGAAAGGTCACCCGCGAAGATCACGGTGACCTTGCCAATACGATGATCCGCCTCTACTCAGACTCTAAAAGGGCAAGGGAGCGACAGGGGATGGGATTCCGTCTGTCGAAGTGGGACGAGAAGTTGCTCTTTTTCGGTAAGCTCTTTGAAGAGCGGATGATGAATCTGGAAGTCAACCATGCTCTCGAAGAGGCCTTGGATATGGGCTGGATGATGCTCGCTGAGTGTTTTGAGCCAAAAGAGCTTGGTCTCAAAGAGAAACTTGTCGCCCGCTACTGGCCTCAAGTTGCCGCTAATAAAGCGTAA
- a CDS encoding V-type ATP synthase subunit D yields the protein MAEIKLTKNELRQQQKKLEQLKKYLPVLQLKKMMLQEEVNTARAEIAALWEREKSAVAEVYTFSKLLTDVEAIDLREAAAISEVKKRYENIAGVEVPYLDGVTFHPFSYSLFEAPAWVDGAIIKLQKAASLKAALIVAEEKKAALEKELREVSIRVNLFEKILIPGTVANIKKIKVFLGDQDLAAVGRAKVAKAKIEARKKQMALEKAAKGA from the coding sequence ATGGCAGAGATAAAACTGACAAAAAACGAATTGAGGCAGCAGCAGAAAAAGCTTGAGCAGCTCAAAAAATATCTTCCTGTTTTGCAACTGAAGAAAATGATGCTGCAGGAAGAGGTCAATACTGCCCGCGCGGAGATCGCTGCCTTATGGGAGAGAGAGAAGAGCGCGGTGGCAGAAGTTTACACTTTCAGCAAGCTTTTGACTGATGTGGAAGCGATCGACTTAAGGGAAGCTGCTGCGATTAGTGAAGTGAAAAAGCGGTACGAAAATATTGCGGGAGTGGAAGTTCCCTACTTGGATGGTGTTACCTTCCACCCCTTTAGCTACAGCTTGTTTGAAGCCCCGGCGTGGGTTGACGGCGCCATCATCAAATTGCAGAAAGCCGCTTCGCTTAAAGCTGCGTTGATTGTTGCTGAAGAGAAGAAAGCAGCGCTAGAGAAAGAATTGAGAGAAGTGTCCATCCGCGTCAACCTCTTTGAGAAGATCCTGATTCCGGGAACTGTGGCCAATATTAAGAAGATCAAGGTGTTTTTGGGAGATCAAGACCTTGCCGCGGTTGGCAGAGCCAAGGTTGCGAAAGCAAAGATCGAAGCGAGAAAGAAACAGATGGCACTGGAAAAGGCAGCCAAAGGAGCTTGA
- a CDS encoding V-type ATPase 116kDa subunit family protein, translating into MRIDVKKYLFVGTEESKAPFFTKAQELGIIHFIQEGAKGRELPDGLQKILHAIKILRGLPVVEQLETDRLDEAFLKAEEIIGLKERIEKLLEEDRILKLEIARIEIFGEFSLQDLEYIKARGQRTISFLCAKKGRHHDETLPDHVLFVATDHGMDYFVSIAEKYQPIEGMVEMKIEKTVGELSRRRHQAEVEVRELESKLKSLAKYNTYLHHAFIEHLNGYHLQNAKESTEKAIEGQLFFTTAFVPANKTEELKRLVEEMNVHFEEVAIEETDTIPTYLENKGIARIGEDLVHIYDTPSFTDRDPSLWVFFAFALFFSMIIGDAGYGFILLCVCLWLKFFKFPTAKGTGRRVLNLSVILFSCCVAWGLLTTSVFGLSFPPDSPLRKFSLTTYLAEQKIAYSYRVKDASYDAWIKEFPETASLTDPKEIISKGTTGPAEAKEYVMLDKTSQGLMVEIALMVGVVHIILSLFRYLDRNYTALGWIIFLIGGVLYIPEYLHENVMAHYLFDLSHESLESNGLALMGIGTFMAVAVAIWSSKILGILEVMTVIQIFADILSYLRLYALGLAGGIVSATVNGFAEGVFFAGGVLILIVGHSINIALAIMGGVIHGLRLNFLEWYHYSFQGGGRMFDPLKKIDIE; encoded by the coding sequence ATGCGTATTGATGTCAAAAAATATCTGTTTGTCGGCACCGAAGAGTCGAAAGCTCCCTTTTTCACAAAGGCGCAAGAGCTCGGTATTATTCATTTTATCCAAGAAGGAGCCAAGGGCCGCGAGCTTCCGGATGGGCTTCAAAAAATCCTGCATGCAATCAAAATTTTACGGGGGTTACCCGTTGTCGAGCAGCTTGAAACCGACCGCCTTGATGAGGCGTTTTTAAAAGCGGAAGAGATCATCGGGCTAAAAGAGCGGATTGAAAAGTTGCTTGAAGAGGATCGTATTCTGAAGCTGGAGATTGCCAGGATTGAAATTTTCGGGGAGTTTTCACTTCAAGATCTTGAGTATATCAAAGCGAGGGGCCAGCGGACGATCAGTTTCCTTTGCGCCAAAAAGGGAAGGCACCACGATGAGACTCTTCCTGATCATGTTCTCTTTGTCGCTACCGACCACGGGATGGATTACTTTGTTTCTATAGCAGAAAAGTACCAGCCCATTGAAGGTATGGTTGAGATGAAGATCGAAAAGACCGTTGGAGAGCTTTCGAGGAGGCGCCACCAGGCAGAGGTTGAGGTTCGGGAGCTGGAAAGCAAGCTTAAAAGCCTAGCCAAGTACAACACCTACCTACACCACGCCTTCATTGAGCATCTGAATGGTTACCACCTGCAAAATGCCAAAGAGTCGACAGAGAAAGCGATCGAAGGACAGCTCTTTTTCACTACGGCCTTCGTGCCGGCCAACAAAACCGAAGAGTTAAAGCGCCTTGTCGAGGAGATGAATGTCCACTTTGAAGAGGTGGCTATAGAAGAAACCGATACAATACCTACTTATCTGGAGAACAAGGGCATAGCCAGGATAGGGGAGGATTTGGTTCACATTTATGACACCCCGTCATTTACCGACAGGGATCCATCGCTGTGGGTGTTTTTTGCGTTCGCCCTGTTTTTTTCCATGATCATCGGCGATGCGGGCTATGGATTTATCCTCCTTTGTGTCTGTCTTTGGCTCAAGTTCTTTAAATTTCCCACAGCTAAGGGAACAGGCAGAAGGGTTTTGAACTTAAGCGTCATTCTCTTTTCGTGCTGTGTTGCCTGGGGCCTCCTCACCACCTCTGTCTTTGGCTTAAGTTTTCCGCCCGACAGCCCCTTGCGTAAGTTTTCCCTGACGACATATCTTGCCGAGCAAAAGATTGCCTACAGTTACCGTGTCAAAGACGCCTCTTATGACGCCTGGATCAAGGAGTTTCCTGAAACAGCCTCTTTAACCGATCCGAAAGAGATCATCAGTAAAGGGACGACCGGGCCTGCAGAAGCCAAAGAATATGTGATGCTCGACAAAACCTCCCAAGGGTTGATGGTGGAGATTGCCTTGATGGTGGGCGTTGTCCACATCATCTTGTCGCTTTTTCGCTATCTCGACAGGAATTATACCGCTTTGGGGTGGATCATCTTCTTGATAGGAGGTGTGCTTTACATACCGGAATATCTCCACGAGAACGTGATGGCCCACTATCTTTTCGATTTGAGTCATGAATCTCTTGAGAGTAACGGGCTTGCACTGATGGGCATCGGCACTTTCATGGCAGTGGCAGTGGCGATTTGGTCGAGTAAGATCTTGGGGATTTTAGAGGTGATGACAGTGATCCAGATCTTTGCCGACATCCTCTCTTATCTTCGTCTTTATGCTCTCGGCTTGGCTGGAGGAATTGTTAGCGCAACGGTGAATGGGTTTGCTGAAGGCGTATTCTTTGCCGGCGGAGTTTTGATCCTAATTGTTGGACACAGCATCAATATCGCTCTGGCGATTATGGGGGGAGTCATTCACGGTTTGCGTCTTAATTTCCTCGAGTGGTACCACTACAGCTTTCAAGGCGGAGGCAGGATGTTTGACCCATTAAAAAAGATTGATATAGAATAA
- a CDS encoding ATP synthase subunit C, giving the protein MNLDMVGPALALGLSAIGSSIGCGIAGMASHAVMSRVEEGHGKFIGMAAAPSSQIIYGFILMLLMSRAIQAGTLSPLSGIGIGFSSGLAIMASAIYQGKVCATGIQASAKQPAIFGKCFAAVGIIESFALFAFVFALLIM; this is encoded by the coding sequence ATGAACTTGGATATGGTTGGACCGGCGCTCGCTCTCGGGCTTTCGGCGATTGGAAGTTCCATTGGCTGCGGTATCGCCGGAATGGCGTCACACGCGGTAATGAGTCGTGTCGAAGAAGGACATGGTAAATTTATCGGGATGGCCGCAGCTCCGTCATCGCAGATAATCTACGGATTTATCTTGATGCTGCTCATGAGCCGTGCCATTCAGGCGGGAACACTTTCGCCCCTTTCCGGCATCGGCATCGGCTTCTCATCAGGCCTTGCCATCATGGCATCGGCTATTTATCAGGGTAAAGTGTGTGCGACAGGTATTCAGGCGTCTGCCAAGCAACCGGCGATCTTCGGGAAATGCTTTGCGGCGGTCGGGATTATCGAGTCATTCGCCCTCTTCGCCTTTGTATTTGCCTTGCTCATCATGTAA